From Alphaproteobacteria bacterium 33-17:
CCTTCAGCTTACAATGTTTGTTACAGGTTCATATGCACTTTTAGGATTTATTGATGATTACCGTAAGGTGACTAAACGTAACAGTAAGGGCGTTAGCGGTAAGTTTAAGCTGGCATATCAGTTTATTATAAGTCTTGTTGCTTATTTATGGATTCAAAAAATTATGCCATCGGCACTTGATAACAAGCTTGCGTTACCAATTTTTAAAGAAGTTTTAATTGACCTTGGATGGTTATACTTTCCATTTATTGCATGCGTAACAATTGGAGCGTCAAATGCTGTAAACCTTACAGATGGACTAGATGGTCTTGCAATAGTGCCAGTAATGATTACAGCATTTTGTTTTAGTGTTATAGCTTATGTTGTGGGCAATAGCATATTTTCGGAATACCTTAAAGTTCATCATGTAATTGGAGTGGGGGAATTATCATTATTTCTTGCATGTATGATTGGTGCTGGGCTTGGATTTTTATGGTATAACTGCTCTCCAGCTAAAATATTTATGGGTGACACAGGAAGCTTAGCATTTGGCGGAAGCCTTGGTATTGTAAGTGTGCTAACCAAACATGAGTTAGTGCTTGCAATGGTCGGCGGACTGTTTGTAATTGAGGCATTGTCTGTAATTGTTCAGGTGTATTACTACAAATTATCCAAAGGAAAGCGTATATTTTTGATGGCGCCAATTCATCATCACTTTGAGAAAAAAGGATGGAGTGAGCCAATGGTAGTGGTAAGGTTTTGGATTATAAGCATTATATTTGCCATTATCGGGATGAGTACACTGAAAATAAGGTAATGTAATGGAACCTAAGTTTATTGAAATAGTAGATTTACTGCAGCCAGGTCGTAAAATTGCCTATTATGATAGGGGGGCAAAGGATGCCCCTGTAATATTTTGCGCACATGCACTTAGCCGAAACGCCAGGGACTTTGACTTTATAGCGGAAGAACTAGCAAAAGATTTTAGAGTGATTGCATTTGACTTTGTAGGGCGTGGTCAAAGTACATTTTTAAATGATAAAATTCGTTATGAATATGCAACCTACACATCTGATGTGATTCAGTTAGCTGAAATGCTTGGTATTAGCAAAGTAACATGGATTGGCTCATCTATGGGTGGACTAGTTGGAATGACTCTTATGGGAATGGTTCCAAACTTTATTGAAAAGCTAGTATTAAACGACGTTGGCGCTCATATTCCTATTGAATCGCTGCAAAGAATTGCTAAATATGTTGATATATTACCTGAGTTTACATCAATTGAATCATTGGAAAATCATTTAAAAATGGTGCTTAAACCATTTTGTATAGAGAATCCTGATCACTGGAGGCATTTAGCAAAAAATAGTTTTAGGGTGCTTGATAACGGTAAAATTACGCTTGCATATGATGGCGGAATTGGTGCAAATTTTGCGCAGTTTTTAAATATTACAACTGATGTTGAAATGTGGTCGCTTTGGGAAAGTTTTGAAGTTCCAACACTTGTTATCAAAGGAAGCGACTCTGATATTCTCACTCATGAAGCCTATAACAGAATGTTATCTAAGCCTAAAGTATCTGGTATTGAAGTAAGCGGAGTAGGGCATTTGCCACCACTTATGGCAGAGTATCAAATTAAGCCTGTAGTCGACTGGATTAAAAACCCACGTGATATTAATATAAAAATTTAACTTTTGACAACTATTATTGTAATGTTATAACTCCAGTTGAAATCAAACTTAAGGATTATTATGCAGGATAAAATAGATGAGCTTAAACACTCAATTATAAATAATGATTTTTATAGTTTTGAAAATAATTTTAAACAGGCGCTAGATCAGCAAAAAACTGAGGTTTATAAAAATATTTTTCTACCTTTATTTGAATGCTCAATAATTAACAATAACCCCAAAATACTGCAATATTTAATAGATTTTTCAAAATGGCAAAAAGATGAATTTATTTTAAAATCAAGACGAAATGATGATTCTTTTGAAGTTGGGCAGGATATTGAGGAATCAAATAAAGTTTCCATGAAAATATTTGATTATTTAATACAATATGCCTCTAATGACACCACTATAACTATATGTTGTAAAGCAAATAATCTTGAAGTAGCTCTTATACTTTATAAGGAATTGATATTAAAAATTTCAAGTGGCTTTAATATTAATGACCTGCATGACAGAATTGAAAAGCCTTATCTTAAAATGCTTATTAACGCTGCAAATAAACATTTATCTTATGACAACAATAACATAAATTTTTTTGATAAATACGATAAACATGCAATTACTAAGCTAATTGAAAGTGATATTAATTATTTTATTTTTAAATCTGATGCAAAAACAATTGAATTTATATGTAATAATTGTTTTGAAGGGGTTGCAGAGTTTGTTAGAAAATTTGAACATAAGGATAAAATTTCTGAACCCTCGAAAGTTATACTACTTAAATTCAGCGAAGATAATAATTGGAATTTAGATATTAAGATTGAATTTAAATCAATACTCACTTTTCAGAGAATTTGTAGTACACAAAATTTAGAGCTTATTGGCTGGTATTTATCTGACGTTCATGAAAAAGATTATCAGGAACACTGTTATGAAGTGCTAAGATCAGCATGCAAAACTGGAAATATTAAAATGCTGAAATATATAATATCAATTGCTAAATCTGGAAATTTTTTAAGTAAACTCTTATTTGATAAAGATAACTTGAGTGAGGAAAAAAGCTTTGGTTATGTGGAATGTTTATTTAGCTCATTAAAATCAAAGCTCGGTCATGCCAAATCTAATCATATAAATATATGTCGTAAATATTATCAATGCTTGAAGCTATTATTAGATGAAATTATATCAAATAATCTATTAGTAAAGTTTACTGAAAGTGAATGTTATAAAAATATATTAGGCAGAGATGATAATCCTTTAGAGCTTAAAGATTACTTATTTGAGTTAGTAAGAAAGTATAAAAAAGATATTAGATGGGATAGATTATATATATCAAATGAGGGAGTTATTTTTAAAAAGTTTTTTCGACAAAATATTTCAATGAAATTTTCAATTAATATTGAAAAAGTTGGAGTATATATTGCTCATAATATTGATAGATTTAAAAATCATCAGGAATGGGCACTGCATAAAGTTCCAACTTTAAGGCTTGCAAAAGATTTTATACAGCAAAATATTGATATTTTTAAATCCTTACAACAAAATAAAGATCATGTGTTATTATTTGAGGAGTTTTATGAAGCTTTGCAGTGTATAAGGTATACAAAGATCAATAGAGCCTCAAAATCTATTAACAGCCCAGTATTTGCAGAGCCTTGTAAAGAGCAAATTTTTACAAACTTACCAAATGATATTAAAAAAGAAATATCAGGTTACTTGGGATTTACTTTTAGAAGTAAAGCTGAAATGGAGAGGGTTATATCGGGAATCGACTTATTATAGTTTTTTAAGTTGAGGTTTGCATGCGTCATTTCCTCACTTATGTAGATTTTTCTACATATCGCTCGTTATTTCTGTGCAAAATTCAACTTAATTCACTATAAAGGGACAATAGATTGCCACAAAATACTACGTATTTTTCGCAATGACCTTGCCGGCACATTCTGTTGTCATCGCGAGGAAAATGAAATTTTCCGTGGCGATCCAGAAAATAACTCATATCAACAATTAATGTGCTTCACCAGTATCAGCGTTTGGATCTACTTTTGCAACAAAGCCCATTAAACAAAAGCCAAACAGGAAAATCAAAGATATTGAAACAAATGCATCGTTAAATGAAATAATCAAAGCTTCTCTGCTCACTAAGCCTGATACCTGTTTAATAGCAGCAAGATTAGGGTCGGTAATTTCGTATTGGCTAAAATTACTAGATAGGTTGTTTATCAGGTTCACTGTAACATCTGATACTTCTGTTATATTTTTGCGCATTGTATCAAAATTGATTTTTTTACCATTATTTAGAAGTGTATTAGTAATTGCAAGCCCTATAGCGCCACCTAAGTTTCTCATTAGGTTATAAAGCCCGCTAGCATTTTTTACTGCTTCTTTAGGCAGCGTTCCAAATGTAATAGTGTTAATTGGTAAGAAGCAAAACATAAGCGACATACCCCTAATCATTTGAGGTAGGAAAAATTCCCAATAGGCAGATTCAGCGGTAAGCTGGGAATTTAAATATGTGCCTAAGCCAAACATTAAAAGCCCAAAAGATAGCATTATTCTAAGGTCAATTTTCTTAGATGCAATACCTGCTAGTGGTGCTGACAAAAACTGAAATGCACCTGTAACAAACATGTAGCTCCCAACTTCTAAACTATTAAAGCCTTTAATTGATGCCAGGTATAACGGCATCAGGAATACTACGTTATATAAACCCCATCCAATAATAAAGCTAAAGATACAGCCTGTAGTAAAGTTACGGTCTGTGAAAGCTGACAGGTCAATGATTGGCATTTTGGCTTTAAGTTCATGATACATCAGAAATATAAATGAAATAGCTGATATACTTGAAAATAGAACAATTGTTTTACTATCAAACCAGTCTTCTTTTGCACCTTCCTCAATAACATATTGTAAGCATCCTAAAGCTAAGGTAATTAAAAATATTCCAAGGTAATCAATAGATTTTAATAATGAAAGGTCGGGTTTATCAACGTTTACATAATTCCATACTGAATAACAAACAAAAACACCTGGTATAACATTCATTAAAAATAATACGTGCCAAGAAAAACTTTCGGTAAGATACCCACCTAATATAGGTCCAATAGTAGGTGCCATGGTAACAATTAGCCCTACCATTACGGTTATCATAGGACGCATCTTAAGTGGAAATATTATAAATATTACAGAAAACACAGTTGGAATCATCGACGCGCCAAAAGCCCCCTGAAGCGTTCTGAAGACAATCATGGAATTAAGATTCCACGATACGGCGCATAAAAGGCTCATAAGCGTAAAGCCAAGGCATGAAAAGAAAAACAAATATCTGGTTGAAAAAGTCCTGGCAAGCCAGCCTGATATTGGAATCATGATTACTTCGGCGATTAAATAGCTTGTTTGAATCCAGTTGATTTCATCTAGCGAAGCAGAAAGACCTGCCTGAATTTCACGTAAAGAACTTGCTACAATTTGAATATCAAGTATTGCCATAAACATGCCGACTGTCATGCTTATAAATCCAATCCAGTCTGACCTGCTAAGTTTTGGCGATGAATTATCTTGCCCTGACTGTGACATAAGCAGACATCCCTGATTTTACTTGATTATTAGGTTCATCAAACACAATTTTCACAGGAATACGCTGCACAACTTTTGTAAAGTTACCAGTAGCATTTTCAGCTGGAAGTAAGCTAAACTCGCTTCCTGTAGCAGGTGAAATACTCTGAATTTTACCATACATTTTTTTGCCTTTATATGTATCAACCTCAATAATCGACATCTGACCTTCTTTCATTTTTTTTAGCTGAGTTTCTTTAAAGTTAGCCTCTACCCATATTTTATCTTTGCTGATTAAATAACCTAAAGCCATACCAGGCTGTATTAGTTGCCCTTTTTTCATAATAGATTTGCCAAGTATACCATCAAATTTTGCTTTAATTTCTGTATTATCCAGATTAATTTTCGCAAGCTCAAGGTCAGCGGTAGCAATATTCAGCTGCTCTTTAGCCTCTTTTAACTGTGACTCTAATATATGAAGCTGACGCTCACTACTGCTTAGCTGAAGATTTTTAATATCAAAATCTGCCTGTGCACCTTTTAATGATTCGTTTGCAACATCAAGTCTTTGCTGGGAAGCATTGCCACTTTTGACAAGGTCTATCACCCTGGTGTAGTCATTGTTCGCTCTTTTAAAGCTAGCTTCTGAGGATGCTACAGATGCTTTGGCCTGATTAATATTATTTTGTTGAAGCTGTAGTTGCTGATTGATTTCTTCAATTTTAGCCTGAGATAACCCTATGCTAGCTTCCGCTTTTTGAAGAGCCGCCATATAGTCGCGGTTATCAACTTTTGCAAGTATGTCGCCTGCTTTAACTTCACTATTATCATCAAACAGAACTTCTTCGATATAACCCGTTACTTTAGGGCGTATTACAATTGTTTCGGCTTTGATGTATGCGTTGTCTGTGCTTTCAAAATGGCGTGAAAATAACAACCAGTAAAATACTAAAAATACAGCAATAAGCCCGAATATAATAGGTATAGATTTTTTAATTCTGTTTTTATCTAAATCGTCCAGTTGCTTCATGATGTTCCTTTCTAAAATTGCGCCGACAAAGTTGCACCTAAATAAAATTCAGTATACAGCTTAGATATTAGGGGTACTTTGATAAATTTATAGCAGTTTGATGATATCACAATTTGAATTATTTTCAACGCCCGAATAGATATAAATATGTGTTCATTATTTTTGTTTTGCTATATTTACAGGTTTTTTGTAACATTGAGGTATTCACATAATTAAAAGTACTTAAATGATAGAAAATTGGACGGCTGGAAAGGTAAAGTTTAACCAGTATGCTTTTGTACATAACGGCTACATGAACGAAAAAGGCGCTTGTTTAGGTTTGTCAATTGACTGGCTGAGGTATATATCTAAATACCATGGAAGTGAATACATAACTGATAAATATAACTATATTGTTAATTATTCAGATGATTATTATGATTTTGATACTGATACTCCTTATGAATATACAACTTCAAAAAATTTTTACAACAGAATCAATTATTACCAGATTTACGGTAATCAGATGATTAACAATTATACTTTAACAGATATTGATAAATGTAAAACATTGCCAGAACATGGTATTTTAGCCCTTTATAACAATTATGAATATTATGGTCATGCAACTGTATATTCAATTGAAAAATATGATAATAAATATGTCTTGGCATATTTTGACGCAAATATTGGTGAGTTTGAGGGTATATTTTACGATAGTATAGATAATGTGAAGCAAGATTTGAAAACTTTAGTAAAATATATGGCTGATAATTATAGTGAATATATTAATGGTGAGTGTTATTTTGACGAGATATTGGTATTAGAAAATACTGACAAATTTGTTGATGATATGTATAACAGCTGGAAAAAGGAAAAACAATATATTGAAAATATGGGAATTTATGCTGATTCTCCAAATTTTACAGAAATTAAAGATTATATTTATAGTTAACTAACTAATATGAAGAGAAAAGCAAGTAGTAATGAACTTCGAGAAGCAATAAAAAAGAAGTTTAAGGCATATCACCCTCAGGAATTTAGGTATGATTTTCATAGTATTGCACAACATTACCAGTCTATTGTTCAAAAAATTGCTGAATTTTTAGAAACTCCTGTTCTTTCTAAGCTCAACAGAACTTTTAGGGGTATGAAACTACCTGTAAATATCACTCTGCAAAAAGATCCTGGTTATTTTAAAAATGCATTTAAAAGAATTACGGGTGATCAAAAAAAATGGCAAAGATATTTAGAAAAAAATAAATTATCCAAAACACTTAATGCTACAATTATCCCCAAAAAGCAAGATGGTATATCTGAGGGTGAGATAGTAAAGAGCCTTGAAAATGTAAAAAATTTAAATATTCATAGGGTGAAAATTGGTTATGATTATATTTCTGAAGATGTAGAAAATCTGAGTTTGACACAAATTGTTATAATTAGTAAGGGAAAAACAAAGCCAGAATTTACTCAATTTAAGTTCTTAAATCATCTATATGTAAGAAAACTTCAATTCCAATATTCTAATATTGAAAATTTCATAAAGTACCTTATAAATGCCAAAAGCCTAGACGTTGATGTAAGTTTTTTAAATTATTTGACTAATAAAATTATTTTTCAAAATGCAGAAAAATTAAGTATTTATGTTAATGAAGCTAAGCCTATGCAAAATATCAAGGCATGTTTTCCAAATCTTAAAAAAGTTATGTTAAATATTGAGCCTGGTCTAGATATCCCATTTTATGCCAATAAACTTGGCGAGATTTTTAGTGAAATAGATTATTGTGAGATTATATTTTGCAATAATTATAAGCAAAATTTTTTATTAGATCTTAGTCATTTTGAGGAGCTAAAGTTTTTAAAGCTACAAGACAAATCATATGAAACGAAGCTTTCAAATGTAAAGTGGCCTCTAAGAGTTAAATTTTTGGAAGTGAGTTTAAATTTTGATAAGTGTTATTTTTACAACCTAGATCCTACTTTTACGGAAAGTCTTAAGGTTCCTGTAAGCGATAAAAGATCATTTGAGAGTTTTCAGCTAAATCCATATGGAACTTATACCTATGGAGATTTTATTAATCTTAAAGCTTTGACCCTAAATACTATTGATTGTATAGGTGATATAACTGTAATCAAAAGCCACAAGTTTAGCGATGATTTGAGCTTAAAATTGGTATTCTCATACAGGCAATGGACAGAATTACAAAACAATCATTATTTACTATGCGTTTTAGAAACCCTTTCTCGAACAGTAAGTATATCCTATGAGGTAGACTGTCATTCTCATTTTAAGCCATTAGAGGTATTAATTCCGAATATACTGCTTGAAAAATGTGGTAATGTACCTGATATTAATCTGATTAATGTTGCTGATAATACAATTGAACGTCTTTCTGTGGGAAATAAACCCCATAGTATGGTAGAAATAAACCTTAAGAATTTTAGTAAGTTTAAGATTCGTTATCTTGATTTGTCCGAATGCGAGTACCTGCAATCTATTCCAATTCTCCCATTATTTACTGGTAGCGTTTTATTAGCTAAAGGTCAAAATCTAAGTATCCACCACCTTGTTAGGTATAATTTGCATGTAAACTTTGAGATTTTTGTTAAAAATCAGCAAACCTATGAAAAAAGAGATTTTTTTCATAAGTTTCAGATAATTGATTTTAAAACAAACGATAGCATTGCTCATCTTAAAAACCCTTACATGCTAAAGGAGTCTTTTGCTAAATATTACCGTTTTGCTGAGTCATTCGCCTTTTATGAGGTTAATGTTCAAAATGTTATGTTTAATAAATTTTCTAATCAAATCAAATATATAGCTTTTTATAATTGTTATTTTGGTAATGACTTAGATTTAAGTGAAACAAATATTGAGCATATTATGATACAGAGTAATAATATACAAAATATAATATTACCAGCTAGCCTTAAGTATTTAGAAGTTAAGAGTTCAGAGACAATTGTGTATTATAATACTCTAATTTTAAATAATTCTCACATTAACTGGAGAGAGGTAACTCTTGTAGATATACCTGCCAAAGATCAAAATCTATCTTCAATAGCTATAAATTAATTTATAAATTTCAAATACTTATCAAAAGATTACAAAAATATTAACAAAATATATTGCAAAATAGTTAACGATATGTTAACTATGGTCTCAAAAGTTTAATATATTATTAATAATGAGTAATTTTTATGTCGTTAAGTAAATCTTTCATATCTAGTTTTAAAATAAATAAGTGGAATAGCAAGCCTACTCATAAAAATGAAGACGCTTCAACAGTAAATATACCTGAAGTTTTAGTAATTGAATCATCAAAATTTATTGAATATACAAATTACAATCCAAATCTTGCAAGAATAAAAGAATTGGAAATACTATCTTATAGTGGTAACCAATTTTATGGGATTTATAATAACTTAAGGAACTTTTCTAAACTTAAGAAACTTACTTTACACTCAACTAAAGTTGAATTACCTATGTTGCCAGACTCAATTGAAGAATTAAACTTACATAACGCTAATTTAGTAGCCAATAGCTATAACGGAGTAGCATTAAATTTGAAAAAGTTTTGGAGTGATAATAGCTCTGGCATATTTCCTTTATTCTTTATACAAAATGCACAGGAAATAACGATTAATACTTCAATATTAAAGCATAATGAAAATGCAATTGAGAAAAAAAATATAGTATTTAAAAATCTTAAAACTTTAACTTTATGTTGTGCTATGGGCAAAAAGGAATTTGCAAATATAGATTATTTCAAATTATTCCCAGTGTTAGAGAATATTAATATTATTATTGGTGAAAATATTGAAAATATAGACTCTATAAATCAGATTTTTCTTCATCTTGGAGATAAGCTTAAAACAATAAATATATCTTCAGAATGTAAGAAACACTTAAAGGTTGATTTTAGTATGATTAATCAGGTATGCAAAATTGAAATTCATGACAAAACAGAAAAATTGAAAATTATTTATCCAGATAATCAACTTCAAAATAATAAATATTACTTAGATGTTAAGGATTGTCTAACAACATTTTTGGATAATATTTTTAAAAATCCAAATCTAAAAAATATTACCTATAATTTATTAGTAACGCTAGAAGATATCAATATACTTAATCAATTAACTAATGACCAACAGAATCATTTTAAAGAAATTATTCTTAAAAATAACATAAATATTTATATACATAATAATAAAACTTTTGACTTAAAAATCCCTAGTGTATTCTTTTACAGAGGTTATCAAATTGTTCCAGTTTATATTTCAGATAATAATATAGTGCAAAAGTTAACCTACCCATCTGATACTAAAGCAGTAGAACTTGCCCATTTTAATAATATACGAATTGCTGAAGTAGATTTATCAAACTGCTTAAATCTTGAAAAGGTTTCAAAAATTAATAATAATGTTAATGTTATTACATTGGCAATAGATTCAGATGTTAAATCCTCTGATATATATTATAATAATCCAAATTCTTTAGTTAAAGTGCAAGTTAACTTAGGTAATAGCTGCAAAGTTTCATCAATTACAAATGAAGAAATTTCAGTTAAAGGTCCATTTTTAGAGTCATTTAAATATTGTATAAGTACCTTAGATTACGCTGAAGCAATCTTCCCTTTAGCTAGAAAAATTGTATTTGAAGGCTGTGATCTTACAAATTTTTCATTTGAAAATATTCCATCAGGCGTTGAAT
This genomic window contains:
- a CDS encoding MFS transporter, which encodes MSQSGQDNSSPKLSRSDWIGFISMTVGMFMAILDIQIVASSLREIQAGLSASLDEINWIQTSYLIAEVIMIPISGWLARTFSTRYLFFFSCLGFTLMSLLCAVSWNLNSMIVFRTLQGAFGASMIPTVFSVIFIIFPLKMRPMITVMVGLIVTMAPTIGPILGGYLTESFSWHVLFLMNVIPGVFVCYSVWNYVNVDKPDLSLLKSIDYLGIFLITLALGCLQYVIEEGAKEDWFDSKTIVLFSSISAISFIFLMYHELKAKMPIIDLSAFTDRNFTTGCIFSFIIGWGLYNVVFLMPLYLASIKGFNSLEVGSYMFVTGAFQFLSAPLAGIASKKIDLRIMLSFGLLMFGLGTYLNSQLTAESAYWEFFLPQMIRGMSLMFCFLPINTITFGTLPKEAVKNASGLYNLMRNLGGAIGLAITNTLLNNGKKINFDTMRKNITEVSDVTVNLINNLSSNFSQYEITDPNLAAIKQVSGLVSREALIISFNDAFVSISLIFLFGFCLMGFVAKVDPNADTGEAH
- a CDS encoding phospho-N-acetylmuramoyl-pentapeptide-transferase, yielding MLYYLTQEVFKDVHYFHIFKYITFRGFGAAITSMLIMFLFMNKFIAYLQKIQNGGQPIRDDGPESHFKKRGTPTMGGLLMMISIFVSVILWGDLSNSSLQLTMFVTGSYALLGFIDDYRKVTKRNSKGVSGKFKLAYQFIISLVAYLWIQKIMPSALDNKLALPIFKEVLIDLGWLYFPFIACVTIGASNAVNLTDGLDGLAIVPVMITAFCFSVIAYVVGNSIFSEYLKVHHVIGVGELSLFLACMIGAGLGFLWYNCSPAKIFMGDTGSLAFGGSLGIVSVLTKHELVLAMVGGLFVIEALSVIVQVYYYKLSKGKRIFLMAPIHHHFEKKGWSEPMVVVRFWIISIIFAIIGMSTLKIR